In Flavobacterium piscisymbiosum, the sequence CAGGCAACGGTTTTGGCTTCGTTTTTCCCTGAAACATTTTTATAAAAGAAAAAAACCAAATTCCGATTTGAATAAAAAATTCAAAAAACCACGACTTCTTAAAATGCTTTTGATAAAAGAAATTCATGGCTTCCTGAAAATGTTTCATGTATTTTTCGTCTTTCACCGTACTTTCTCCTTTATAATGCAAAACGGTAGTTTCATGAAAGTAAAAATTCGATTTCTGTTTTTGTAACGCACGATACGACAAATCGATATCATCTGCATACATGAAACATTTTTCATCAAAACCTTCAAGTTCTCTATATAATTCTCGTTCTAAAAACATAAAAGCGCCTACCAAAATATCGACTTTTCCGGTTTGATCTTTATCTAAATGCTGGGCATAATATTGATTGAAAATTTTCCATTTTGGAAAAACTTTATACAATCCTGAAATTTTTGTAAAAGCGACCCAAGGCGTTGGAATGCTGCGTTTGCTTTCTGGCAGGAATTCTCCAGTTCCATCGATTAATTGGCAGCCAACAATTCCGGGATTGATTTGCCTTTCGGCGAAAGCCAAAATCTTTACAAAAGTATTCTCGGCAACAACAGTATCGGGATTCAAAATGCAAATGTATTTCCCCGAAGCTTGCTCTACTCCTATATTATTACCTTTTGGGAAACCAAAATTTGCCGTATTCTGAATTAATTTTACGTCAGGAAATTTAGTTTTCATCATCAAACAACTCTCGTCTGACGAATTATTATCGACTACAATAATTTCGGCATCAAGCGTCGAGATGGCGCTCTGAACACTTAAAACGCATTGTTCCAGAAAGTAACGCACATTATAATTAAGAATAATTACCGATAATTGCATGAAAAACGAAGGGATTGATTTTTTGGAAAGTTAGAAATTTTCGGCCAAACCCAATCGCAATGACCAATCGTTTTTACTTACACCAAAATCCAGAACGAGATTACTATTGTTTTGCTTGTTCCATTTGATTCGTAACCCTGTACCAATAGCGGGATTCCATTTTTTGAAATCATAAGTATCTAACTTAGAAACCGAAGAAAGATTAGCAAAAAACACAGCTCCCCAAAATCCGTTTTTAGAGATATCGGTTCGGTATTCGCTTTCAAAATAAAGCAATGCATTACTACGGAATCTGTTTCTGGTAAAACCCCGACCTGTTTTTCCATCGCGGTCCCAGCCAATACTTGGCAAGTCAAGATAATGTGGTTTTCCGCCAAAAGTAGACCAATAAAAAGCTCTGTAAGCCAAAACCCTGTGTTTGTATTTGCTAAAAGAATGGTATTTTCTGGCATCAAAATAAAACGATTTCCATTTTTCGCCCTCTACTCCACTGGTATTAATTCTGTAATCAGCTTCGACGTATAGACCTTGTTCTGGATTTACGTTATTTTTTCTGGAATCGTACAAAGCCTGAACGGCCACTCCAAAAGAGGTTTCATCAGAGAAATCTCCATTCATATACTTCACATAATCGGTTTCATCATCAATATAAGATTCTTCAGAAATATTTTGATAATTATCATACAAGAATCCTAATCCCAGCCGAAAATCTCCAATAATTTTTCGGGTTGCAAATTGATAAAAACGCCATTGTTGATAATCCAGAGTCGACATTTCTTTGTCAGTATTATGGCCTCCCAATCCGTAAGTATCCTGCGGATAAATCATAAAACGATAATCTCCAATAAAATTCCAGTTGTTGTCTTTGGTATAAATATAGGATTGAACAGGAAAAACATACTGTTTGGTAAAACTAAAATAAGGCGAAAAAGTAACCTGAGACATTTTCGTGGTATTGCTGTCTCCCAGATAAAAAGTCGTAAGAAACGAAACCACTAATCCCGCATTTTTATTTGCATCTATAGGAACAGGAAGCAGCGAAAAAGCAACTTTTTTATCAGAATTTATTCGAAGTGAATCATTTTTATGAAAGAGTCTATACAAAACATCTAAAATATCTTTTTTACTGTTCGCGATTGAATCATTTTGCGAATAACAAAAAGGCATCAGGAAAAAGAAAAACAAAACTGTAAGAGATTTTAGATTTTTCATTTCGTAAAACTTTAAGAAACAACTTCTTACAAATTTAAAATTAATTTTAAAACAGAAGCTATTTTAGAAATAATAATAAAAGAAAATTCTAACAGATTATAAAAAAGCATATTTTTGAGTTTGAATACTAATTTCATTTCCATGAAAAACAAAATGCCTGTTAAGATTAAATCCTTGCTTTTACTTCTGGCACTAGTTCTTTTCATATCTGGATTTGTTTCTATTGAAAAAGATTCAGATAAAAATTTAGTCAAAACCTCAACATGGTATATTGCCGGGCCAGCTTTAGAAAATCAGGAAACTATTAATCGTGTTCGTCAGGAAAAAGGCACTATTAAAGTAACAGCAAAAGATAATCCGGTTGGTGAAATTGAATTAAATGTCCTGATTACAGATTCTAATTCGAACGATGGCGCTCCGACAAATTTATCTAACCAATCTAAATTTGTGAGCATCACTTATAAATCTTCTCATTTGATAAAACTACAAGCCCGCGAAGGTAATAACGAAGGAACAGGTTGTGTGCATGGAGGTTCGCATCCGCGAGTTGATTTAAAAGCTTCTCCTAAAAAATTTACAACCGTAAAAATTCCGTGGTCTGATTTTAAGCAAGACGGATTGCCAGACGGAAAACTTTTAAACGTTCACAATTTATGCAAATTCAATTTTGTGAATTACAATCCGGTTTCGGGAGCATTTTTAGAAATAAAATCAGTTATGATTAGGTAGAGTTGTTTCAAGTTTCAGGTTGAAATGAGAATTTAACTGCAAAGAGCGCTAAGTTTTTTTAATTATGAAGGTTTAATAAAAACGCTAAGTTCGCAAAGCTTTGTGTTTATCGCTTTGCGAACTTAGCATTTATACAAACTCAATGTCGAAATAAACTTTGCGTCTTCGCGACTTTGCGAGTATAAAAAACTTAGCGTAAATCTTAGCGCTCTTTGCAGTTAAATTCTCATTACAAATGCAATTGAATTTTATACTTATTACATAATTTCACTACAAACAACATAATCGTCGAAAATACCAATGCCCAGATAATTCCCGGAACTCCTACACGGAAATATCCCGGAATAATATGAATATTAAAAGCTTTGCAGAAATAATAGATCACGCCAGGCAAAATATAAATCAATAACGGATTTGCTGCTGCCGGCATAAAGAAATTACTCCATTTGGTAATCTTTTTGATCTCCATTAACCAATACAAAAAATAGAATAATACCGTACAAATTGTTGCAGAAAACATCGTCCAGGATGGAGTTCCTTTTATTTTTGAAATTCCAAAATAAGGTCTTAACAAATATCCTGTTACAAAAAATAAAACAGCAAAACCTATTACTGCCCAATTGATTTTGGCAGTTACTTTTCGATCAAAAAACAATAACGAAATTACTACTCCTGCCGAAACTAATGCAGCATGCGTGAGATGTCCGGCAATAAAACTCAACCAGGAAGTTTGCTGTATAAAAGATCCTTCGGTTAAATTCATTGTATTTGCTGCTACGCAAACTACTAAAAAAGCAATCATTGCCCATAAATTTCCGGAAACAATCCAATAATATACTACTGTAAAAAGATATGCCCAACCTATTAAACCCAGAATTCCCCACCATTTTGGTGTCATTCCGATTTCGCCCGTATCCTGAACATATAAAAAATATAATGCAACCAGAACTAACATTGCGCCATATTGTAAGGTGTTTTTTAACCAAACCGGAAAATCTTTACCGTATTTATTCCAAATCGGGATTGGCATTGCATAAGCTAAAAGCGCCCAGAAAACTGGTGCAATAATCATTTTTGCAGCATCATAACCATATTCTGCGTTGACCATAAAAACACCAATGATAATTAAGGCTAAAGCTCTTTTCAAAGTATGTGTCCAGATTGTTTTGGCGCTATCTCCTTTGAGCAATCGCGCATTAAAAGCAAACGGAACCGACATTCCTACAATAAATAAAAAAGCAGGAAAAACAACATCTACAAAAGTCATCGCATCAGCATCAGCCGGCATGTGTTTCATCCATTGCGGAACATTTGAAATACTGGCTAACTCATTTACAAAAATCATAACAAAAATTGTAATTCCGCGTAAAGCATCAATAGAAATAATCCTTTGATTGTATAAATTTTCTTTAATTTTCATAAAATAGTAGGTTTATAGCAATTTCAAATATAATATAATTCTGAAATGTTCGGTTACATTTGTTACATTAAAAAATAACCATAACAAATTCTTTCCATTTCTATACTTTTGCAACATGCTATCCTTCTTAAAATCAAAACCCGTTTTAAAAGATCTTCTTTCTGATCATTATGTCGACATTCATTCGCATTTACTACCGGGAATTGATGATGGTGCTAAAACCATAACTGACACCGCAAAACTTATCAGGGCATTTCAGGAAATTGGAATTTCTCAAGTTATTACTACGTCTCATATAAGTCATTATATATGGAATAATACTTCGGAAATTATTATCGAAAAGCACAAGGAAACTAAGCTTTTGCTGGAAGAAAGCAATGTCAAAATTCCTTTTCAGGCTGCAGCCGAATATTTTATGGATGATTGGTTTGAAAGTCATTTTAAAACCGAAAAACTGCTGACCTTAAAAGATAATTATGTATTGGTCGAAATATCCTACCAGAGCGCTCCTATGCATTTATACAAAACACTTTTTGAGTTGCAAGTTGCCCGATATATTCCGGTTCTGGCACATCCTGAACGTTATTTATATTACCGAAAAGACTTTAGTGAATATGAAAAGCTGAAAAAAGCAGGATGTTTGTTTCAGCTGAATTTGCTTTCTACAGTAGGCTATTATGGAGAAAGAATAACCAGAATTGCAGAAGAACTGCTTAAAAAAGGAATGTATGACTTTGCAGGAACTGATGTACATCATATGAAACACATTGCTTCTTTTAATGAAAAGATAAAAGTTGAAAGTATTTCTAATCTAAAAGAAGTAATTAGTAATAATCAGTTTTTTAAATTCTGATAAACGGTATTAGTACGCGTTTTCTTCGCCTTTGAATATATTGATGACTGTTTTTATGATAATCTTTATATCCAGTACCAAACTCCAATTTTCGATATACCAAATATCAAATTCCACTCTGCTTTCCATATCGCTTAATACTTTTGTTTCGCCTCGAAAACCATTAACCTGCGCCCAGCCTGTAATTCCGGGTTTGGCATATTGGCGAACCAGATAATTATTAATCAAATCACTATATTCTTTTGCCAGATTTACCATGTGCGGCCTTGGCCCTACTATAGACATATCGCCCAATAAAACATTAAAAAATTGCGGCAGTTCATCAATACTTGTTTTACGAATAAAAGAACCAAATTTAGTAATACGGCTATCTCCTTTTTCGGCTTGTTTTCTATGCGCTAAACCGTTTACATACATGCTTCTGAATTTAAAACACATAAAAGATCGATTATCACGGCCTGAACGTTCTTGTTTAAAAAAGATTGGTCCCGGCGACTCTAATTTAATTATCAGCATTATAATTGGAAACAGCCACGGAAAAACCAATAAAATTACAGAAGCCGAAAAACAAATATCGAATACTTTTTTTACAAGCCTGTTTACTGGAAACTCCAAAGGTTCTGTCCTAAACATTAATACAGGCGTATTTTCATAAAAAGCAACCTCGACTTTACTTGATTTTGTGTAAAGCTGAAAATCAGGAATAAACTTGATTCGCACCATGTTTTGTTCACAAATCCTTGTCAATTCGTTGATTACTTCAATATTGTCAATGTGTAAGGCGACATACATTTCATCGATCTTCTTTTCGAGAACAAATTCCTGAATGGCATCAAATTTTCCTAAAACCAATTTTGGATCTACAATTTTGTCATCGATCTCTTCATCAAAAAAACCTAAAAAACGATATCCGTACGTTAAATCTTTGGCTAATATTTTTCGGATTTTTTCTCCTGACGGATTGGCTCCTACCACAATAAAAGTTTTAAAATTATAGCCTTTTGCCCTAATATATTTTAAAAGTTTCATTGATAAATAACGGGAAATCATCAATAATCCGAAGAAAATTAGATAAAAATAAGCCAATCTGAGTCTCGAGATATCAGTATATTTTAGGTAAACGACAAAAATAGATATTAAAGCGGCATGAATGATTAGCTTTTTTATGGTTCTTATCAATATCGATTCTACAGGCTCAACCCGTATACTTCGGTTAGAATCATTTTGAAGTAATAATGCTACCCAGATTAAAATTGCCAATAAGGAAACTGTCCTTTCTTCTTTAGATAAAAGTTTGTCTAAACTGCCAAATCGGGCCAACGCAGAAAGTATTGTAGCGACATTTAACAATACCACATCCACTAAAACAAACAAAAGTTTAAAATAGCGTGAAAAACGGTAATGTGACAGTCTTTGTAAAATTTTCATACTGGGAATTATACCTACAAATATTAAATAAAAATCTGATGAATCAGCACCGCAAAATACCATTTTAATTATATTTTTCAATAGTATTTAAAGCTATTCTTTAAAACTTTACTTTTATGTTATGCAAATTTAATATTGCAGACCATGATAAAAACGATTTTATTCTTCTGCCTGATTTTTTCATCGGGTTATGCACAAATTAGGGGTTGTACAGATCCTCTTTCTAAAAATTATAATCCCCATGCAACAGTAAATGATGGAAGCTGCTTGTATAAAAATTTCAAAATAAAACCAGAATACTCTATCAAACTAAGCGATTCTATTCATGAAACTTCAGGATTAATTGCTTTCTATACTTTATTATGGACGCACAATGACGATCACGACAAAACGATCTATGGATTAGATTCTTTGGGCAAAATCAGGAAAAAGATTGTATTAGACAAAGTAGTAAACCATGATTGGGAAGAGATTTCTCAGGACAGTACTCATTTATATATTGGGGATTTCGGGAATAACGCATCGGGAAACAGAACAGATTTGAATATTCTGAAAATTGAAAAAAAATCTTTTTTAAAAGGAAATCCAATTATTGAAAACATTTCATTTCGATATTCGGATCAAGCTAATTTATCTGCTAAAAAACCAAATACAACCAATTTTGATTGTGAAGCCTTTATCGTTTCAAAAGACAGTATTTATTTGTTTACCAAACAATGGAGCTCTTCTAAAACCAGTATGTATGTTTTACCCAATCAATCCGGCGATCACGTTGCACAACTAAAACATACGCTTGACACTAAAGGTTTGGTAACGGGCGCTACTTATTTAGAATCAAAAAAACTCGTAGTGCTTTGTGGTTATTCTAAAATTGGAAAACCATTTTTATATCTTTTATACAATTATAAAAACAATGATTTTTTATCTGGAAACAAACGAAGGATGACTATTAAATTTCCCATTCTTCAAATAGAAGGAATCGCGACTCAAGATGGCTTGCATTATTACTTAACCAATGAATCTTTGGTTCGAAAACCTATTATTAATGTTCCGCAGCAAATTCATCGCATTGATTTAAGTCCTGTTCTAAATTCCTATCTCCATAAATAATTCGCAAATAGCGATATAAAAGTTTACTTTTGCAAAAAAGTTATGTTTTGCAAAACATTCTTAACTTATAATTTATAACACCAGTTTATAGTGAATTACTTATCTGTAGAAAATATATCGAAGTCGTTTGGCGAAAAAACGCTTTTTGACAACATTTCATTTGGAATCAATAAAGACCAAAAAATTGCTTTTATTGCCAAAAATGGTTCTGGAAAAACAACCATTATGAGCATTATTAACGGTTTAGACGAACCAGATACTGGTCAGGTAGTTTTAAGAAAAGGTATTAAAATGGCTTTTTTATCGCAAAACAACAATTTGCAGGAAGAACTGACTATCGAAGAAAGTATTTTCGCCTCAGATAATGAGACTTTAAAAGTAATTGAAAAATACGAAAAAGCGCTTGAAAATCCAGATGACGAAGAAGCCTATCAAAAAGCTTTTGACGGAATGGACCAACATAATGCGTGGGATTTTGAAACGCAATACAAGCAAATTCTTTTCAAATTAAAACTGGAAGATTTTAAACTAAAAGTAAAAAATCTTTCGGGTGGACAAAAAAAGCGTCTTTCATTGGCGATTATCCTAATCAATCGCCCTGATTTATTGATTCTGGATGAGCCTACCAACCACCTTGATCTTGAAATGATCGAATGGCTTGAAAGCTATTTTGCCAAAGAAAACATTACGTTGTTTATGGTTACGCACGACCGTTTCTTTCTGGAGCGTGTTTGTAATGAAATCATCGAATTGGACAACGGAAAATTATACCAATACAAAGGAAATTACTCTTATTATTTAGAGAAAAAAGAAGAAAGAATTAATTCTGAAAACGCCAGCGTTGACAAAGCAAAAAATCTATTTACTAAAGAATTAGAATGGATGCGCCGCCAGCCAAAAGCGAGAACGACAAAATCTAAATCGCGTCAGGATGATTTTTATGTAATTAAAGAAAAAGCGCAAAGTCGTCGTCGCGAAAACAAGGTCGAACTTGAAATTAATATGGAACGTATGGGAAGCAAGATTATCGAGCTTCACAAAATTTCGAAAAAATTCAAGGATCATGTTATTCTGGATAACTTTAGTTTTGATTTTCAGCGTGGAGAACGTATTGGTATTATTGGTAAAAACGGAACCGGAAAATCTACTTTCCTGAATCTTTTAACCGGAACACTTCCGTTAGATAGCGGCCGCGTGGTAAAAGGTGAAACAATAAAAATTGGTTATTATACACAATCCGGAATCAATCCAAAACCGGGACAACGTGTAATTGATATTATTAAAGAATACGGAGAATTTATTCCTCTTTCAAAAGGAAGAATGATTTCGGCTTCACAATTG encodes:
- a CDS encoding glycosyltransferase family 2 protein, with the translated sequence MQLSVIILNYNVRYFLEQCVLSVQSAISTLDAEIIVVDNNSSDESCLMMKTKFPDVKLIQNTANFGFPKGNNIGVEQASGKYICILNPDTVVAENTFVKILAFAERQINPGIVGCQLIDGTGEFLPESKRSIPTPWVAFTKISGLYKVFPKWKIFNQYYAQHLDKDQTGKVDILVGAFMFLERELYRELEGFDEKCFMYADDIDLSYRALQKQKSNFYFHETTVLHYKGESTVKDEKYMKHFQEAMNFFYQKHFKKSWFFEFFIQIGIWFFSFIKMFQGKTKPKPLPESVVFYSSNKNLSEKLPSILKNKVLFIDLKKEKMVNSSLIFKGKSVEIILDNQYVSFKKCIKIIKTLKDKNVTFKIFPKNTNFIIGSNSRNDRGQIIKIE
- a CDS encoding DUF5009 domain-containing protein → MKIKENLYNQRIISIDALRGITIFVMIFVNELASISNVPQWMKHMPADADAMTFVDVVFPAFLFIVGMSVPFAFNARLLKGDSAKTIWTHTLKRALALIIIGVFMVNAEYGYDAAKMIIAPVFWALLAYAMPIPIWNKYGKDFPVWLKNTLQYGAMLVLVALYFLYVQDTGEIGMTPKWWGILGLIGWAYLFTVVYYWIVSGNLWAMIAFLVVCVAANTMNLTEGSFIQQTSWLSFIAGHLTHAALVSAGVVISLLFFDRKVTAKINWAVIGFAVLFFVTGYLLRPYFGISKIKGTPSWTMFSATICTVLFYFLYWLMEIKKITKWSNFFMPAAANPLLIYILPGVIYYFCKAFNIHIIPGYFRVGVPGIIWALVFSTIMLFVVKLCNKYKIQLHL
- a CDS encoding tyrosine-protein phosphatase, with translation MLSFLKSKPVLKDLLSDHYVDIHSHLLPGIDDGAKTITDTAKLIRAFQEIGISQVITTSHISHYIWNNTSEIIIEKHKETKLLLEESNVKIPFQAAAEYFMDDWFESHFKTEKLLTLKDNYVLVEISYQSAPMHLYKTLFELQVARYIPVLAHPERYLYYRKDFSEYEKLKKAGCLFQLNLLSTVGYYGERITRIAEELLKKGMYDFAGTDVHHMKHIASFNEKIKVESISNLKEVISNNQFFKF
- a CDS encoding undecaprenyl-phosphate glucose phosphotransferase, giving the protein MKILQRLSHYRFSRYFKLLFVLVDVVLLNVATILSALARFGSLDKLLSKEERTVSLLAILIWVALLLQNDSNRSIRVEPVESILIRTIKKLIIHAALISIFVVYLKYTDISRLRLAYFYLIFFGLLMISRYLSMKLLKYIRAKGYNFKTFIVVGANPSGEKIRKILAKDLTYGYRFLGFFDEEIDDKIVDPKLVLGKFDAIQEFVLEKKIDEMYVALHIDNIEVINELTRICEQNMVRIKFIPDFQLYTKSSKVEVAFYENTPVLMFRTEPLEFPVNRLVKKVFDICFSASVILLVFPWLFPIIMLIIKLESPGPIFFKQERSGRDNRSFMCFKFRSMYVNGLAHRKQAEKGDSRITKFGSFIRKTSIDELPQFFNVLLGDMSIVGPRPHMVNLAKEYSDLINNYLVRQYAKPGITGWAQVNGFRGETKVLSDMESRVEFDIWYIENWSLVLDIKIIIKTVINIFKGEENAY
- a CDS encoding T9SS C-terminal target domain-containing protein, which produces MIKTILFFCLIFSSGYAQIRGCTDPLSKNYNPHATVNDGSCLYKNFKIKPEYSIKLSDSIHETSGLIAFYTLLWTHNDDHDKTIYGLDSLGKIRKKIVLDKVVNHDWEEISQDSTHLYIGDFGNNASGNRTDLNILKIEKKSFLKGNPIIENISFRYSDQANLSAKKPNTTNFDCEAFIVSKDSIYLFTKQWSSSKTSMYVLPNQSGDHVAQLKHTLDTKGLVTGATYLESKKLVVLCGYSKIGKPFLYLLYNYKNNDFLSGNKRRMTIKFPILQIEGIATQDGLHYYLTNESLVRKPIINVPQQIHRIDLSPVLNSYLHK
- a CDS encoding ABC-F family ATP-binding cassette domain-containing protein, translating into MNYLSVENISKSFGEKTLFDNISFGINKDQKIAFIAKNGSGKTTIMSIINGLDEPDTGQVVLRKGIKMAFLSQNNNLQEELTIEESIFASDNETLKVIEKYEKALENPDDEEAYQKAFDGMDQHNAWDFETQYKQILFKLKLEDFKLKVKNLSGGQKKRLSLAIILINRPDLLILDEPTNHLDLEMIEWLESYFAKENITLFMVTHDRFFLERVCNEIIELDNGKLYQYKGNYSYYLEKKEERINSENASVDKAKNLFTKELEWMRRQPKARTTKSKSRQDDFYVIKEKAQSRRRENKVELEINMERMGSKIIELHKISKKFKDHVILDNFSFDFQRGERIGIIGKNGTGKSTFLNLLTGTLPLDSGRVVKGETIKIGYYTQSGINPKPGQRVIDIIKEYGEFIPLSKGRMISASQLLERFLFDAKKQYDFVEKLSGGELKRLYLCTVLIQNPNFLILDEPTNDLDIVTLNVLESFLLDYPGCLLVVSHDRYFMDKIVDHLFIFRGQGVIENFPGNYSDFRAYEDSADVAQKEENKAEKKDWKQNNPTGNLTFNEQKEYQKLEREIKDLEIDKTKIEQLFSDGKVADADIEKKANELQNIINKIDQKEERWFELSAKIEG